In one window of Streptomyces sp. FXJ1.172 DNA:
- the asnB gene encoding asparagine synthase (glutamine-hydrolyzing), giving the protein MCGITGWASFHHDARTQVPVIAAMTATLTRRGPDAGGVWLGERAAIGHRRLAVIDLEGGVQPMADRPEQPDIVLTYSGEVYNHHELRTELRGRGHVFRTRSDTEVVLRAYAEWGEDVADHLEGMFAFAVWDERAQRLLLVRDRLGVKPLFWAAVDGGVAFASEPKALFAHPEIRPRVDADGLREAYSLLFNTGPTVWSGVREVEPGGLLVLDRHGVLERRYWQLEARDHSDDQDTTVERVRSLVSAAARSQLEADVPLCSLLSGGIDSTVLTALLADELRLREGTEARIRSYAVDYSDQAEQFTGDVLRTGHDTPYAIEAGAFIGTDHSTVVLDPRALLDPEHRKAVVVARDSPIGVGDMDTSLYLLFGEIRRHSAVALSGEAADEVFGGYPWFHNPKALSAETFPWLLVTGDEAAMPLNPELDLRIGEFRDDTYRSALAAVPHLDGESPAEHRQREMQHLSLTRWLRQLLHRKDRLSMAQGLEVRVPYCDHRLVEYAFSTPWALKSFDGRVKSLLRAIGTGLAPDSVLYRPKNHYPATHHPDYNRGLQDMARDALATEQVRVLADETRIKPCLDTPPHRLEWGHRLRLERVVDLALWLDHHRPELAL; this is encoded by the coding sequence ATGTGCGGAATCACCGGCTGGGCGAGCTTCCACCACGACGCCCGCACCCAGGTCCCGGTCATCGCGGCCATGACCGCCACCCTCACGCGCCGCGGCCCCGATGCCGGAGGCGTCTGGTTGGGCGAGCGTGCCGCGATCGGCCATCGCCGCCTGGCCGTCATCGACCTCGAGGGCGGCGTGCAGCCGATGGCCGACCGTCCCGAGCAGCCGGACATCGTGCTCACCTACAGCGGCGAGGTGTACAACCACCACGAACTGCGGACCGAGCTGCGTGGCAGGGGCCATGTCTTCCGCACCCGCAGTGACACCGAGGTGGTGCTGCGCGCCTACGCGGAGTGGGGCGAGGACGTCGCCGACCACCTGGAGGGCATGTTCGCGTTCGCGGTCTGGGACGAGCGGGCGCAGCGGCTGCTGCTGGTGCGTGACCGGCTCGGCGTGAAGCCGCTGTTCTGGGCGGCCGTCGACGGCGGTGTGGCCTTCGCCTCCGAGCCCAAGGCCCTGTTCGCCCACCCCGAGATACGGCCCCGCGTGGACGCGGACGGGCTGCGGGAGGCGTACAGCCTGCTGTTCAACACCGGGCCGACGGTGTGGTCCGGGGTACGGGAGGTCGAGCCCGGCGGGCTGCTGGTCCTCGACCGGCATGGCGTCCTCGAGCGCCGCTACTGGCAGCTTGAGGCCAGGGACCACAGCGACGACCAGGACACCACGGTGGAGCGGGTCCGTTCGCTGGTAAGCGCGGCGGCCCGAAGCCAGCTCGAGGCCGACGTCCCACTGTGCAGCCTGCTCTCCGGCGGCATCGACTCCACCGTCCTGACCGCGCTGCTCGCCGACGAACTACGGCTGCGAGAGGGGACGGAGGCGAGGATCCGCTCGTACGCCGTCGACTACAGCGACCAGGCCGAACAGTTCACGGGCGACGTCCTGCGCACCGGCCACGACACCCCGTACGCCATCGAGGCCGGCGCATTCATCGGCACCGACCACAGCACCGTCGTCCTCGACCCGCGTGCTCTGCTCGACCCCGAGCACCGCAAGGCGGTCGTCGTGGCGCGTGACTCGCCGATCGGTGTGGGCGACATGGACACCTCGCTGTACCTGCTGTTCGGCGAGATACGGCGGCACTCCGCCGTCGCCCTGTCCGGCGAAGCTGCCGACGAGGTCTTCGGCGGCTACCCCTGGTTCCACAACCCCAAGGCGCTCAGCGCCGAGACCTTCCCGTGGCTGTTGGTAACCGGCGACGAGGCCGCCATGCCTCTCAACCCCGAACTCGACCTCCGCATCGGGGAGTTCCGCGATGACACGTATCGCAGCGCGCTGGCCGCCGTACCGCACCTCGACGGTGAGAGTCCCGCCGAGCACCGGCAGCGCGAGATGCAGCACCTGTCCCTGACCCGTTGGCTGCGCCAGCTCCTGCACCGCAAGGACAGGCTGAGCATGGCTCAGGGGCTGGAGGTGCGGGTGCCGTACTGCGACCACCGGCTCGTCGAGTACGCCTTCTCCACGCCCTGGGCGCTGAAGAGCTTCGACGGCCGTGTGAAGAGCCTGCTCCGCGCCATCGGCACGGGCCTCGCCCCGGACTCGGTGCTGTACCGGCCCAAGAACCACTACCCGGCCACCCACCACCCCGACTACAACCGCGGCCTGCAGGACATGGCCCGCGACGCGCTCGCCACCGAACAGGTCCGGGTCCTCGCCGACGAGACCCGGATCAAGCCCTGCCTCGACACCCCACCCCACCGGCTGGAGTGGGGCCACCGCCTGCGCCTCGAACGCGTCGTCGACCTTGCCCTGTGGCTGGACCACCACCGCCCCGAACTCGCCCTCTGA
- a CDS encoding fatty acid desaturase family protein yields MTAIDPTAHLTAEQIEELGRELDAVRDEVIAGRGEKDAAYIRKVISAQRKLELVSRGVLLFSIFPPAWLLGTAGLSVAKIMDNMEIGHNVLHGQWDWMRDPKIHSTTWEWDHVSPSEQWKHSHNELHHTYTNVIGRDNDLGYGIMRVDEDQKWHPFHLGQPLWNLINACFFEYGIAAYDLELGKNLHERRHKNPEFRARAKAVGRKIRKQVLKDYVIHPLLSGPSFLTTLAATFTANLVRNIWSHSVIMCGHFPEGVQVFERRSIKGETRGQWYLRQMMGSANISGSRAMHFMTGNLSHQIEHHLFPDLPSNRYAEVAVKVRALFEKYELEYVTGPLPKQVLSAWSKVFRLSLPNKKPKVKTPDREQELVAA; encoded by the coding sequence TTGACCGCCATCGACCCCACCGCCCACCTGACCGCGGAGCAGATCGAGGAGCTTGGCCGCGAGCTGGACGCTGTCCGCGACGAGGTGATCGCCGGCCGCGGCGAGAAAGACGCCGCCTACATCCGTAAGGTCATCTCGGCGCAGCGCAAGCTCGAACTGGTCAGCAGGGGCGTGCTGCTGTTCTCGATCTTCCCGCCCGCGTGGCTGCTCGGCACCGCCGGTCTGTCCGTGGCGAAGATCATGGACAACATGGAGATCGGCCACAACGTCCTGCACGGCCAGTGGGACTGGATGCGAGACCCGAAGATCCACTCCACCACCTGGGAGTGGGATCACGTCTCGCCGTCCGAGCAGTGGAAGCACTCGCACAACGAGCTGCACCACACGTACACCAATGTGATCGGCAGGGACAACGACCTCGGCTACGGCATCATGCGCGTCGACGAGGACCAGAAGTGGCACCCGTTCCACCTCGGCCAGCCGCTGTGGAACCTCATCAACGCCTGCTTCTTCGAGTACGGCATCGCAGCGTACGACCTGGAGCTCGGCAAGAACCTGCACGAGCGCCGCCACAAGAACCCGGAGTTCCGTGCGCGGGCCAAGGCCGTGGGCCGCAAGATCCGCAAGCAGGTGCTCAAGGACTACGTGATCCACCCGCTGCTGTCGGGCCCGTCGTTCCTCACCACGCTCGCCGCCACGTTCACCGCGAACCTGGTCCGCAACATCTGGTCCCACTCGGTGATCATGTGCGGGCACTTCCCCGAGGGCGTGCAGGTCTTCGAGCGCCGGTCGATCAAGGGCGAGACGCGCGGCCAGTGGTACCTGCGCCAGATGATGGGCTCGGCGAACATCAGCGGCAGCAGGGCCATGCACTTCATGACCGGCAACCTGTCGCACCAGATCGAGCACCACCTGTTCCCGGACCTGCCGAGCAACCGGTACGCCGAGGTCGCGGTGAAGGTGCGCGCGCTGTTCGAGAAGTACGAGCTGGAGTACGTCACCGGGCCGCTGCCCAAGCAGGTGCTCTCCGCGTGGAGCAAGGTCTTCCGGCTCTCGCTGCCGAACAAGAAGCCCAAGGTCAAGACGCCGGACCGCGAACAGGAACTCGTCGCCGCCTGA
- a CDS encoding ABC transporter ATP-binding protein: MRIDIEDLHVAYAGRTVVAGARLIAAEGEITGLVGPNGSGKSTLLRTVYRHLKPTAGRVLLAGTDLRELSPVESARHVAALPQERGSDFELSVREVVAMGRTPYKRAFAGEDAADRDIVARALADVGMDEQAGRRFTALSGGERQRVLLARAFAQSPDVLVLDEPTNHLDIRHQVELLALLRAQRRTTLVSLHDLNAAASVCDRLHVLHAGSVVASGPPREVLTPALMAEVFGVRAAVVDHPLTGDPLIAFDHRAPADAEPAVAVETHTSA, translated from the coding sequence TTGAGGATCGACATCGAGGACCTGCACGTCGCCTACGCCGGCCGTACGGTCGTCGCGGGCGCCCGTCTGATTGCGGCCGAGGGTGAGATCACCGGCCTGGTCGGGCCGAACGGCAGCGGCAAGTCCACGCTCTTGCGCACCGTCTACCGGCACCTGAAGCCCACCGCCGGGCGCGTACTTCTGGCCGGCACCGATCTGCGCGAGCTGAGCCCGGTCGAGTCGGCGCGGCACGTGGCCGCTCTCCCGCAGGAGCGGGGGAGCGACTTCGAGCTGAGCGTGCGCGAGGTCGTCGCCATGGGCCGCACCCCCTACAAGCGGGCCTTCGCCGGTGAGGACGCCGCCGACCGGGACATCGTCGCCCGTGCCTTGGCCGACGTCGGCATGGACGAACAGGCGGGCCGCCGGTTCACGGCTCTGTCCGGGGGCGAGCGCCAACGCGTCCTGCTCGCAAGGGCCTTCGCCCAGAGTCCCGACGTCCTGGTCCTCGACGAGCCGACCAACCACCTCGACATCCGCCACCAGGTCGAACTGCTCGCCCTGCTCCGCGCCCAGCGCCGTACGACGCTGGTGTCGCTGCACGACCTCAACGCGGCTGCCTCCGTCTGCGACCGCCTCCACGTCCTGCACGCCGGATCGGTCGTCGCCTCCGGCCCGCCCCGCGAGGTGCTCACGCCCGCCCTGATGGCGGAGGTGTTCGGGGTGCGGGCGGCCGTGGTCGACCACCCCCTCACCGGGGATCCCTTGATCGCCTTCGACCACCGGGCACCCGCCGACGCGGAGCCGGCTGTGGCAGTGGAGACGCACACCAGTGCCTGA
- a CDS encoding PucR family transcriptional regulator — MSHAIERASELVLDETTVTALRAALKTTADEVVQAIIHEVPPYANALTGHMGATIRRAVRTALGHYLDLASGNATGGDASDAAYELGRGEVRDGRSMDALLSAYRVGARVAWRCLAAGAVPANLPAAEVAKFAELTFAYIDELSAASAAGHADELAARGRAHERHLEHLARHLLAGASPDMLLASAQRAGWQPPVTLTAVLLPADQARSAYRALDPSTLVLDDLPDATGVLLVPDADRSHLLRQLTDRTAVVGPARPWTRASSSYARAARARSLSSDIRDTEDHLPELVLSADVDAFADLRARALAPLRTLPVATARRLEETLRAWLLHQGRRDDVAAALFVHPQTVRYRMSQLRGLFPDLASPHRILELTLAVGLRVS; from the coding sequence GTGAGCCATGCAATCGAGAGGGCCAGCGAACTGGTCCTGGATGAGACGACGGTCACCGCACTTCGGGCCGCGCTGAAGACCACCGCCGACGAGGTCGTCCAGGCGATCATCCACGAGGTCCCTCCCTACGCCAACGCCCTTACGGGTCACATGGGCGCCACCATCCGCCGAGCCGTCCGCACCGCCCTGGGGCACTACCTGGACCTTGCGAGCGGGAACGCCACAGGCGGCGATGCCAGCGACGCAGCCTACGAGCTGGGCCGCGGCGAGGTCCGCGACGGCCGTTCGATGGACGCCCTGCTCAGCGCCTACCGCGTCGGCGCCCGGGTGGCCTGGCGATGCCTGGCAGCGGGTGCCGTACCCGCAAATTTGCCCGCCGCCGAGGTCGCCAAGTTCGCCGAGCTGACCTTCGCCTACATCGACGAGCTCTCCGCCGCGAGCGCCGCGGGCCACGCCGACGAACTGGCCGCCCGGGGCAGGGCCCACGAGCGCCACCTGGAACACCTGGCCCGCCACCTCCTCGCCGGCGCGAGCCCGGACATGCTGCTGGCCTCTGCTCAACGGGCCGGATGGCAGCCTCCGGTTACGCTGACCGCGGTCCTGCTGCCCGCCGACCAGGCCCGGTCTGCCTACCGCGCGCTCGACCCGAGCACCCTCGTCCTCGACGACCTGCCGGACGCCACCGGTGTGCTGCTCGTCCCCGATGCCGACCGATCACATCTCTTGCGGCAGCTGACCGACCGCACCGCCGTTGTCGGGCCGGCCCGGCCATGGACTCGTGCGTCCTCCTCGTACGCACGAGCCGCACGCGCGCGCTCCCTCTCCTCTGATATTCGCGACACCGAGGATCACCTGCCCGAGCTGGTGCTGAGCGCCGACGTGGACGCGTTCGCAGACCTGCGTGCCCGAGCCCTCGCACCGTTGCGGACCTTGCCCGTCGCGACCGCACGGCGGCTGGAGGAGACGTTGCGGGCGTGGCTGCTGCACCAGGGCAGGCGGGACGACGTGGCGGCGGCGTTGTTCGTCCATCCCCAGACAGTCCGGTACCGGATGTCGCAGCTGCGGGGACTGTTTCCGGATCTCGCATCGCCCCACCGGATCCTTGAACTGACGCTGGCGGTCGGACTTCGGGTCAGCTGA
- a CDS encoding MFS transporter: protein MTDHRPGSEQPGHIPDGSAGEDRWLLVAVAGMLSFVAMLDMNIVNVALADIADGLHVSAATAQWAVLGYQLPVVALLLPVGRWLDGVGMRLAVLVATAGFALCSALAAAAPWAAWLIAARIAQGAFGAVLFVLMPVLAIRSVRTERRGRAMSVPATLGPLGAVTGPAVGGLLLDHLGWHAVFLVKIPFCALALVVAWCAMPSDGALRRPDRRSAADALLVATGVAALLLALTLASDRPAWLVLALAAVPPLWWWLRGPGGRPVTGVLRVAGLFRAHGAVLALAAGFAAMHYVVALHLQRDDGVSATTTGLTVLAFPLGMGLAGPLGGRLADRYGARPTAVTGAAFTAAGLVLLVPLGGDWSPLDVAWRLALAGIGMGLNGGPAQALVMGAAPREWTATVGSTVQFARSLGFTLGPALATAAWGLAGPSSGVHAALAMAATAACLAVPLLALPARRPATGPEKTTDAASAAHR, encoded by the coding sequence GTGACAGACCACAGACCCGGTTCGGAACAGCCGGGGCACATACCCGACGGCTCTGCCGGCGAGGACCGCTGGCTGCTGGTGGCCGTGGCGGGCATGCTCTCGTTCGTGGCGATGCTCGACATGAACATCGTCAACGTGGCTCTCGCGGACATCGCCGACGGCCTGCACGTCTCCGCCGCGACCGCCCAGTGGGCCGTGCTCGGCTACCAGCTTCCCGTCGTGGCACTGCTGTTGCCCGTCGGCCGCTGGCTGGACGGCGTGGGAATGCGCTTGGCCGTACTCGTGGCGACCGCCGGCTTCGCCCTGTGCAGCGCGCTGGCGGCCGCCGCTCCCTGGGCTGCCTGGCTGATCGCCGCCCGCATCGCGCAGGGCGCGTTCGGCGCGGTGCTGTTCGTGCTGATGCCAGTCCTCGCGATCCGCTCCGTACGGACCGAGAGGCGAGGGCGGGCGATGAGCGTGCCCGCGACCCTGGGCCCGCTCGGGGCGGTGACCGGGCCGGCCGTGGGCGGGTTGCTCCTGGACCATCTGGGCTGGCACGCCGTCTTCCTCGTCAAGATCCCCTTCTGTGCGCTCGCCCTGGTCGTGGCCTGGTGCGCGATGCCCTCGGACGGCGCCCTGCGCCGGCCCGATCGGCGCTCGGCAGCAGACGCCCTCCTGGTGGCCACCGGTGTAGCGGCCCTGCTGCTGGCGCTGACCCTGGCCTCGGACCGTCCGGCGTGGCTGGTGCTCGCGCTCGCGGCGGTCCCGCCGCTGTGGTGGTGGCTGCGCGGTCCGGGCGGGCGTCCGGTGACCGGCGTGCTGCGTGTCGCGGGACTGTTCCGGGCACACGGGGCGGTACTGGCGCTGGCGGCCGGCTTCGCGGCCATGCACTACGTCGTCGCCCTGCACCTCCAGCGCGACGACGGCGTCAGTGCCACGACCACCGGGCTCACCGTGCTCGCCTTCCCGCTCGGTATGGGTCTGGCCGGACCGCTCGGCGGACGCCTCGCCGACCGGTACGGTGCCCGGCCGACAGCGGTCACCGGCGCTGCCTTCACCGCCGCCGGTCTGGTTCTCCTCGTTCCGCTGGGCGGCGACTGGTCACCGCTGGACGTCGCCTGGCGGCTGGCGCTGGCCGGCATCGGCATGGGCCTGAACGGCGGCCCGGCCCAGGCCCTGGTCATGGGCGCCGCCCCACGGGAGTGGACCGCGACCGTTGGCTCGACCGTCCAGTTCGCCCGCAGCCTCGGTTTCACCCTGGGCCCGGCCCTGGCCACCGCAGCCTGGGGCCTTGCCGGACCTTCCAGCGGCGTGCACGCCGCCCTCGCCATGGCCGCCACCGCCGCCTGCCTCGCCGTACCTCTGCTGGCACTGCCCGCCCGACGCCCGGCCACCGGGCCGGAGAAGACCACCGACGCGGCGTCCGCCGCCCATCGTTGA
- a CDS encoding cytochrome P450 family protein has translation MTIQEPMPGTDPDVLPDPVPLMGCPYKADPYPLYEQMREAGPVHRVLFPSGVQAWLVTGYDAAHAALNDERLGKNHDRGNDRWRARASIMPEPQHSQLQVHLLHQDPPKHTRMRRFVTDAFTPRRIDSLRPRFQELADALIDALPESGPADLVTGFAAHFPFQVLAEVIGLPQELAARFDRDWGKVVQPVGPTDPGRPLYEARLHGLQSYIADVVAHKREHWDDDLLSRLVVARDRRELSQEELDSMIFQLLVAGQEPVTNQIITALIALFRNPDQLARLRDEPDVLPRAVEELLRYDSAFELTTWRFFDKDSDLHGTEVPAGDSVIVSLCAANRDPRRFPDPDVLDFDRSPNPHLAFGHGIHFCPGAALARAELQIALGALLTRLPGLHLAIKVEDIEWIPAVLGRGTNSLPVGYDRRL, from the coding sequence ATGACCATCCAGGAGCCGATGCCCGGCACCGATCCGGACGTCCTGCCCGATCCGGTCCCGCTGATGGGCTGCCCCTACAAGGCCGACCCCTACCCCCTGTACGAGCAGATGCGCGAGGCCGGCCCGGTCCACCGCGTCCTCTTCCCCAGCGGCGTCCAAGCCTGGCTCGTCACCGGCTACGACGCCGCCCACGCCGCGCTGAACGACGAGCGCCTGGGCAAGAACCACGACCGCGGCAACGACCGCTGGCGCGCCCGCGCCTCGATCATGCCCGAGCCCCAGCACTCCCAGCTCCAGGTCCACCTCCTGCACCAGGATCCGCCCAAGCACACGCGCATGCGCCGCTTCGTCACCGACGCCTTCACCCCACGCCGGATCGACAGCCTGCGCCCCCGCTTCCAGGAACTGGCGGATGCTCTGATCGACGCCCTGCCCGAGTCCGGCCCGGCCGACCTCGTCACCGGCTTCGCCGCCCACTTCCCCTTCCAGGTCCTCGCCGAAGTCATCGGCCTTCCGCAGGAGCTCGCGGCCCGCTTCGACCGCGACTGGGGCAAGGTCGTCCAACCGGTCGGCCCCACCGACCCAGGACGCCCGCTGTATGAGGCGCGTCTGCACGGCCTGCAGAGCTACATCGCCGACGTCGTCGCCCACAAGCGCGAACACTGGGACGACGACCTGCTCAGCCGTCTCGTCGTGGCCCGCGACCGCCGTGAGCTGTCCCAGGAAGAGCTGGACTCCATGATCTTCCAGCTCCTCGTCGCGGGTCAGGAACCGGTCACCAACCAGATCATCACGGCTCTGATCGCTCTCTTCCGCAACCCGGACCAGCTGGCCCGGCTGCGCGACGAACCGGACGTACTGCCCCGCGCGGTGGAGGAACTCCTCCGCTACGACAGCGCCTTCGAACTCACCACCTGGCGCTTCTTCGACAAGGACAGCGACCTGCACGGCACCGAGGTCCCGGCCGGCGACTCCGTGATCGTCTCCCTGTGCGCCGCCAACCGCGACCCGCGCCGTTTCCCCGACCCCGACGTCCTCGACTTCGACCGCAGCCCCAACCCCCACCTCGCCTTCGGCCACGGCATTCACTTCTGCCCCGGCGCGGCCCTCGCCCGCGCCGAACTCCAGATCGCCCTGGGCGCCCTGCTCACCCGGCTGCCCGGCCTACATCTCGCCATCAAAGTCGAGGACATCGAGTGGATCCCCGCCGTCCTCGGTCGCGGCACCAACAGCCTGCCCGTCGGCTACGACCGACGCCTCTGA
- a CDS encoding ferredoxin reductase, with translation MTSAALRSRAWKMLEMVTTPLLPSDYLDLFSPLRAGADLRGRIEAVRPETGDAATIVIRPGRGWRGHRAGQYVRIGVDVDGVRLWRAYSITSPANRQDGRVTITVKAIPDGKVSNHLVCRAKPGTLIQLDQATGDFVLPQAKPAKVLYLTAGSGITPVMGMLRDTEFDDVVMVHCAPRPQDVIFRNELHDLVADKKLRLTEVHTDTDGMLDIARLDELVPDWAERETWACGPAGLLDAAEEHWSEHGVQERLHTERFRPGIVVAGDGGEVTFSATGKTVDADGATPLLDIGEEAGVLMPSGCRMGICFGCVTPLKAGAVRDLRTGEITEAEPGVLIQTCVSAAAGPCDIER, from the coding sequence ATGACGAGTGCAGCCCTCCGCAGCAGGGCGTGGAAAATGCTGGAGATGGTCACGACGCCGCTGCTGCCGTCGGACTACCTCGACTTGTTCAGCCCGCTGCGGGCGGGCGCTGACCTGCGTGGGCGCATCGAGGCCGTGCGCCCCGAGACGGGTGACGCCGCGACCATCGTGATCAGACCGGGACGGGGCTGGCGCGGACACAGGGCCGGTCAGTACGTGCGGATCGGGGTCGACGTGGACGGGGTGCGCCTGTGGCGTGCCTACTCCATCACCTCGCCGGCAAACCGCCAGGACGGCCGCGTCACGATCACCGTGAAGGCGATCCCGGACGGCAAGGTCAGCAACCACCTGGTCTGCAGGGCGAAACCGGGCACGCTGATCCAGCTCGACCAGGCGACCGGTGACTTCGTGCTGCCGCAGGCCAAGCCCGCCAAGGTGCTCTACCTGACGGCCGGCAGCGGCATCACGCCCGTGATGGGCATGCTGCGCGACACCGAGTTCGACGACGTCGTCATGGTCCACTGCGCGCCACGGCCGCAGGACGTGATCTTCCGCAACGAACTGCACGACCTGGTCGCGGACAAGAAGCTGCGGCTCACCGAGGTGCACACCGACACAGACGGCATGCTCGACATCGCCCGTCTCGACGAACTCGTGCCCGACTGGGCCGAGCGCGAGACCTGGGCCTGCGGACCCGCGGGCCTCCTCGACGCCGCCGAAGAGCACTGGAGCGAACACGGCGTCCAAGAGCGCCTGCACACCGAACGCTTCCGCCCCGGCATCGTCGTCGCCGGCGACGGCGGCGAGGTCACGTTCAGCGCCACCGGCAAGACCGTCGACGCGGACGGCGCCACGCCGTTGCTGGACATCGGCGAGGAGGCCGGCGTACTCATGCCGTCCGGGTGCCGCATGGGCATCTGCTTCGGCTGCGTCACGCCGCTCAAGGCGGGCGCCGTCCGCGACCTGCGCACCGGCGAGATCACCGAGGCCGAGCCGGGCGTCCTCATCCAGACCTGCGTGTCCGCCGCGGCGGGCCCCTGCGACATCGAACGGTAG
- a CDS encoding heavy-metal-associated domain-containing protein: MAQKQYNVTGMSCEHCAASIREEVSEVPGVSEVVVDLCANAVTVHGTELEDERLRAAIVEAGYGIADPAAA; encoded by the coding sequence ATGGCCCAGAAGCAGTACAACGTCACCGGAATGAGCTGCGAGCACTGCGCGGCGAGTATCAGGGAAGAGGTCTCCGAGGTGCCCGGGGTGAGCGAGGTCGTGGTCGACCTCTGCGCCAACGCCGTCACCGTGCACGGCACGGAACTCGAAGACGAACGGCTGCGCGCCGCGATCGTCGAGGCCGGGTACGGCATCGCGGACCCGGCCGCCGCCTGA
- a CDS encoding L-tyrosine/L-tryptophan isonitrile synthase family protein, translating to MPLTIPSDALPTRIGTEILNLLLPHHRTTDRAPVPAPAEAFPHQLRRITDFVHEGAPVAFTLPAFPCKSPNPAKVLGHLPDHGERLSLTFLNTLCTEIERVYPPGARVIICSDGHVFGDLIHVPDHHIDAYADDLRIQIARLGLDRLSVFDLRDILGDLPHDTKRARVHDRYAPTLDALRAEVRADDQALALYRGITRFLVEDTADWTGTRSALQRACRQRAYGVIQRSRAWGDLIAEHHPHAVRLSIHPQPVGAPKFGIRLLDASDAWTTPWHSAALHRADGTWTLVPRATAARLGRLIQQDGRPSHFVHN from the coding sequence ATGCCCCTGACGATCCCGTCAGACGCCCTCCCCACCCGCATCGGCACCGAGATCCTCAACCTGCTCCTGCCGCATCACCGTACGACCGATCGCGCTCCCGTTCCCGCCCCTGCGGAAGCGTTCCCTCATCAGTTGCGCCGCATCACCGACTTCGTACACGAGGGCGCCCCGGTCGCCTTCACCCTGCCTGCCTTCCCCTGCAAGTCCCCCAACCCCGCCAAGGTCCTCGGCCACCTCCCCGACCATGGCGAACGCCTCTCCCTCACCTTCCTGAACACCCTGTGCACCGAGATCGAGCGGGTCTACCCGCCCGGCGCTCGGGTGATCATCTGTTCCGACGGCCACGTCTTCGGTGACCTCATCCACGTCCCCGACCACCACATCGACGCGTACGCCGACGACCTGCGAATACAGATAGCCCGACTGGGCCTGGACAGACTGTCCGTCTTCGACCTGCGTGACATCCTCGGCGACCTCCCGCACGACACGAAACGCGCCCGCGTCCACGACCGCTACGCCCCCACCCTGGACGCACTGCGTGCCGAGGTCCGTGCCGACGACCAGGCCCTCGCCCTCTACCGGGGCATCACGCGCTTCCTCGTCGAGGACACCGCCGACTGGACCGGCACCCGCTCCGCCCTGCAGCGCGCATGCCGGCAACGGGCCTACGGCGTCATCCAGCGCAGCCGCGCCTGGGGCGACCTGATCGCCGAGCACCACCCCCACGCCGTACGCCTCTCGATCCACCCGCAACCCGTCGGCGCCCCGAAATTCGGCATCCGCCTCCTCGACGCCTCCGACGCCTGGACCACCCCCTGGCACTCCGCCGCACTCCACCGCGCCGACGGCACCTGGACGCTCGTGCCCCGGGCGACGGCGGCCCGGCTGGGCCGTCTGATCCAACAGGACGGCAGGCCCAGCCACTTCGTCCACAACTGA